In Oscillospiraceae bacterium, the genomic window CCGGGGACCTGGGGCAGGTGGGCAGCAGCCTGCTGCGGGAGCTGCTGGCGGCCGAGGGCCTGCTGGTGAAGAACCATGTGGATTGCGGCTGCATCCTGTTCGACGCCGCGGAACAGCAGGTGAAAAGCGGCGGTTCCGGGCCGGGCTGCTGTGCCGCGGTGCTGTGCGGGCACATCCTGCCCCGCCTGCTGCGCCGCGGCCAGAAGCGGGTGCTGTTCGTGGCCACCGGTGCCCTGATGAGTCAGACCACTTTTCTGCAGAAGGAGAGCATCCCGGCGGTGGCGCACCTTGTGGAGCTGCGCGCGCCGGAGAAGGAGAGCGGAGCATGAATTATTTCTGGGCGTTCTGTGTGGGCGGCGGCATCTGCGTGGTGGGTCAGCTGCTCATCGACCTCACCGGCCTGACCCCGGCCCGCATCCTCACGGGTTATGTGGTGGCCGGGGTGGTGCTGTCGGCCATCGGGTGGTATGCCCCGCTGGCCGAGTTTGCAGGCTGCGGGGCCACAGTGCCGCTGCTGGGCTTCGGCCACCTGCTGGCAAAAGGGGTGCGCACCGCACTGGAGGAAGAGGGAGCCGTGGGCATCCTCACTGGCGGGCTCACTGCCGCTGCGGCCGGCATTACCACCAGCCTTGTGTGCGGCGTGGTGTGCTCCTGGGTGGGCAAGAGCCACGACCAGAACTGAAAAAACGGCTTGACAGGACGGCGCGGCGGGTGTATG contains:
- a CDS encoding SpoVA/SpoVAEb family sporulation membrane protein, with amino-acid sequence MNYFWAFCVGGGICVVGQLLIDLTGLTPARILTGYVVAGVVLSAIGWYAPLAEFAGCGATVPLLGFGHLLAKGVRTALEEEGAVGILTGGLTAAAAGITTSLVCGVVCSWVGKSHDQN